A stretch of Lathyrus oleraceus cultivar Zhongwan6 chromosome 6, CAAS_Psat_ZW6_1.0, whole genome shotgun sequence DNA encodes these proteins:
- the LOC127091661 gene encoding nuclear transcription factor Y subunit C-3, with product MDHQGHGQNPAMGVVGSGQMPTYGSNPYQPNHITGSPGMVVPSVGNMQPGVPPDGTQLGQHQLAYQHIHQQQQQQQQQQLQSFWGTQYQEIEKVTDFKNHSLPLARIKKIMKADEDVKMISAEAPVVFARACEMFILELTLRSWTHTEENKRRTLQKNDIAAAITGTDIFDFLVDIVPREDLKDEVLASIPRGPMPVGGPADGIPYGYMPPHHAQQAGNPGLMMHNPNMYAPQSHPYMAPQMWPQPPEQPPSPSDH from the coding sequence ATGGATCATCAAGGTCATGGCCAAAACCCAGCTATGGGAGTTGTTGGTAGTGGACAAATGCCCACATATGGTTCTAATCCATACCAGCCCAACCATATAACTGGGTCACCTGGGATGGTTGTTCCCTCTGTTGGGAATATGCAGCCCGGTGTTCCACCCGACGGAACTCAGCTGGGACAACATCAACTTGCTTATCAGCATATTcatcagcaacaacagcagcagcagcagcaacaactCCAGAGCTTTTGGGGAACTCAATATCAAGAAATCGAGAAGGTAACTGATTTCAAAAACCACAGCCTTCCCTTGGCAAGGATCAAGAAGATTATGAAGGCGGATGAGGATGTGAAGATGATATCAGCTGAGGCGCCGGTTGTATTTGCAAGGGCGTGCGAAATGTTCATATTAGAGTTAACCTTGCGTTCTTGGACTCACACTGAAGAGAACAAAAGGCGAACACTTCAAAAAAATGATATTGCAGCAGCCATCACCGGAACTGATATCTTTGATTTCTTGGTTGATATTGTGCCCCGGGAGGACTTGAAAGATGAAGTGCTTGCATCAATACCAAGAGGGCCAATGCCTGTTGGAGGGCCTGCTGATGGAATTCCTTATGGCTATATGCCACCTCATCACGCACAGCAAGCTGGAAATCCCGGTCTCATGATGCATAATCCAAACATGTATGCTCCACAGTCTCATCCGTACATGGCACCTCAAATGTGGCCTCAACCACCAGAGCAACCACCATCACCCTCAGATCATTAG